The sequence ACGGGATTACGAGCCCCTGCTCCCATACGTTAAATATAACAGCTCCGTAGGTTGTGATCATGGGCGCCATCTCCTCCGGCAGTGAGGACTTGATCAGTGCCATTGTGCTCCTCCGCTCCCAGAAGGGACAGATCTCGTCGAGGATCTCCCGTCTCTCCTCGTCCGTGACAATCTGAGAGAAGCCTCCCGTGGTGACCGCCTCGGGCATCCAGTCGACGTTCGTCTCCGGGTACCATCTAATCTTGTGTGCTTCACCGTTAGGGTCGCCCACGATCAGCTCCCCGTCCTTGATGAAGACGGGCATCTCCTCGCACAGCTTCTCCACCATGCGGGCATACTGTAGTGGCGCCGGCTGGCCATCGGTTTCCCGAAAGGCCGTGGTGACGATCCGCGCCCTGTCCATGTCCATCCTGATGCCCTTACGGAACCCGGTCTTCCCGAGCCCCTCCGCCGGCTTCACCAGTATGCTCTCGGTAACCGCCCCCTTCCAGTACAACGCGTTCCGCAGCTTGTTGGTCCGGGGTGTGGAGCCATAACCCCACTCGAAAGGTACGCGCTTCTTGCATCTCTCCTCAAAATCTTCCATTTTGTGTTTCAAACTTTCAGTCATTATGACCATTGACTTTTACCTCCTTTGGTGATTGAAAGGATATCGATTATTTATATCACCTGTCATTGGCATCACATCCTTTTCTCTAAACCTTGGAATGAAAGCCACCCAAGAATTTGTGTGGTACTTATAACACGGATCCCTCCATGTGTCAATGGGGCAATCTTTAATATGCTGCTAGAACTGAGGTGGATAATGTATGGTCTTTGAGCTCTCGGATCTGGCTTTGTTCAATCACCCGCCCGCACTTGGGGCATTTGAACCAGTTAGACATTTGAGCCTACCTTCGGGGGAAGGGTTAAGTACAGCACAGAAAATGAGAAATGTCAATGAGTTACAAAATTAGGTACTGCTCGGCTGTGGTTGACGATATAGGAAGCGAATAGCATACTTACTCTGAAAGGGATAAGTATGCTATATGAAAGAGGCCAAGCACCCTTTATGAGCTACGCTCGCTACATCAACTCGATATCGTGGCAGTCTGGGTCGATGATGAGCGTTGGTTCCGTTAGACTCTGCACCTCCTCAGGGGTCCACCCCGGAGCCACCTCTTTGAGAACAAGCCCGCGATCTGTCACCTCGATAACGGCTATGTCGGTTACAATGAGGTTAACGCAGTTGAGCGCGGTTATGGGGTAGATGCACCTCTTCAGGATCCTAGGTTGCCCATCTTTGGTGGTATGGTTCATAGCTATGATAAGCTTCTTCGCTCCTGAGGCGAGGTCCATGGCACCGCCAATGACGCCTATCTGCCTTTCGGGCACCATATAGTTGGCCAGGTCTCCCTCTTCGGAGACCTGAAAGGCGCCCATGACGCTGATGTCAATATGACCTCCCCTTATCATGACGAAGGCCTCGGCGTGGTCGAAGCAGCTCATACCCGGTTGCTCATGCACCGTCTGACCGCCAGCATTGACCAATTCGAAATCCCCCTCCCCCGGGGCAGTCATTTCCCCGAAGCCGAGGACACCGATCTCGGCATGAAACAGCACCTCTCTGCCTGCGGGGACGAAGTTACACGCCAGGCC is a genomic window of Dehalococcoidia bacterium containing:
- a CDS encoding 3-oxoacid CoA-transferase subunit B, translated to MQEKERLDRQTIALRVAKEFHDGDIVNLGIGLPGLACNFVPAGREVLFHAEIGVLGFGEMTAPGEGDFELVNAGGQTVHEQPGMSCFDHAEAFVMIRGGHIDISVMGAFQVSEEGDLANYMVPERQIGVIGGAMDLASGAKKLIIAMNHTTKDGQPRILKRCIYPITALNCVNLIVTDIAVIEVTDRGLVLKEVAPGWTPEEVQSLTEPTLIIDPDCHDIELM